The Nitrososphaerota archaeon region CGTCCATGTCCTTCAGCATTGATTCGGGGAGCGAAAGGCTAACGATTGGCACGAGGAGTTTTGTTATTAACCCTCATATAAGTTGTCAGTCTCATCCTAATAACCCATCCCTAGCCGAAGAGAGCTTGCCCTGTGCAGTCCGTTGATGCAAGAGCCTGACCAGCAGGTAGAGACCGAACACTATGGCCGTGATGAAGAAGCTGACCGGATAGGGGGTGTAGAACGCGACGAAGAGCCCAACCCACGTCGCCATCAAAGAAATGCCCACGGAGATCAGGATAGCTCGCTGTGGACGTTTCGCCAGATACTGGGCCGTCGCAGCCGGGGTGACCATGAGTGAAAAGATCAGAAGAACCCCTGTCACCTGGACTGCGAAGGACACTCCCACGGCGACGAGGAGCATGAAGACCGTTCCGAGGAAGAGCATGGGCATCCCCTTGGCTTCTGCGACGTCTTCATCCAGCGAAGCAAAGAGAAGCGGTCTGTAGACGACCGCAACCGTTGCCAGGATCCCTACAGTTGCGACAAGCGTCAGCAGGACGTTGCTGATGCTTATGCCCAGTATTTCCCCAAAGAGGATCGAATATGCTTCCGTCGCGTAGCCCGTGTACAGGCTGAGGAACAACAATCCCAGGCCGAGCCCAAACGCAAGGACGATACCGACCTGGGTGTCGCGATTGGCGGCCCGACGCGAAAGTGCGGCAATGGCCAGGCCGCCCGTGGTCGACCCCAGAAGAAGCCCGACGATGGGAGCGTATGACCCGAGCACGGACAGGAACACGACGGCCCCGGCCGCACCAGCGAAACCCATCTCCGAGAAGGCATGGGCAGTGAACGCAGAACGACGCAGCACCACAAAATAGCCTACCACACCGGCTACGACCGCTATCATCGTCCCCGTTTCAAAGGCATGCTGCATGAACTGGTAGCTCAACATCTGCTGAAGGTCGTACAGAAGATTGATGCTGAAGGTCATGTCATCTTATGTCTCCATGATGCTCTTCGACGCCGATAATCGCAACATTCCCATGAGGGTCGCGCAACACTTCGACTTGGACCCCGTACAACTTCGTCAGACTCTCAGAAGTCAGAATCTCTGATGGCTTCCCAGTCGCGACTTTGCCGTTGGCGACGTAGACAACCTTGTCGAGATGGGGCAGAAGCGGGTTGATGTTGTGGGCGATGAGAAGAGCCGTCACGCCCCGCGAACGGACCACGCCGTTGACCAGGTGCAGCAGGTCGGTTTCGCGCCTTAGGTCAAGGTTCGAAAGCGGCTCGTCGAGAAGTAGTATGTCGGGGTTGCTGACCAGTGCCTCGGCAAGGAATATCCGTTGCAGCTCCCCTCCAGAGAGAGCTCCGAGGGAGCGGTGCGCCAGTTCTCCGGCGCCGACTGCCTCCAGAGCTGCAAGAGCGGCATCGCGGTCATCTTTGGAGAAGACCCGGAAGCCCCACTTCTTTCCGGAGAGTCCCAGTCGGACCAGCTCGAGGCATTCGATGTTTGTGTCGCCGTCGATCATGTGGCGCTGTGGGACGTAGCCTATTCGTGGATTGCCGCGCTTTGGATGCTCGCGAAGCACCTTGACTGTGCCGTTGACGGGTTGTTGCAGTCCGAGGAGGAGGCGGAAGAGAGTTGTCTTCCCCGCCCCGTTGGGGCCGATGATAGCTACGAACTCCCCCCGGCGAAAGGAGAAGTTAGCGCCTTGCCAAACAATCTTATCATGATACCCGGCTGCAAGGTTCTCAGCCGTTATGAGGTCTGGCTGTACTCGGGCTTCGGCGGTCCCGGGAACCGCGTGCTCATCCATCATTTGCCAAGCGCCTGCGCGTTGAGCGCATTCTGAAGAGAAATCAGTTCGGAGCCCATCCAGAATTGGAATGTCACATCTGGGGGCTGTATTGTCTCTGTCACGCCTATGATCGGAATCTCGTACTGGGCGGCCTCTTCCTTGATGCTTTGCGCAAGGGGCGTCACCGTCTGTTGATTGTAGGCCAGCACACGGACGCTGGTGTTTCCCCCCTCAAGGAGCTGTTGAAAAGTTGCAACATCTTGTGCGGATGGATCGTTTCCTTCCGCTACGGCCTGCATGAATCCAGTAGGCGAGACTACCCTCAGGCCTGACGCGTTTGCCATGTACACGAAGATGTCCTCGGTGGCGGCGACCGGCGCGCCGGCGAATTGCTGTTTGATTTCGACCTCCCGGCTCAT contains the following coding sequences:
- a CDS encoding metal ABC transporter permease gives rise to the protein MTFSINLLYDLQQMLSYQFMQHAFETGTMIAVVAGVVGYFVVLRRSAFTAHAFSEMGFAGAAGAVVFLSVLGSYAPIVGLLLGSTTGGLAIAALSRRAANRDTQVGIVLAFGLGLGLLFLSLYTGYATEAYSILFGEILGISISNVLLTLVATVGILATVAVVYRPLLFASLDEDVAEAKGMPMLFLGTVFMLLVAVGVSFAVQVTGVLLIFSLMVTPAATAQYLAKRPQRAILISVGISLMATWVGLFVAFYTPYPVSFFITAIVFGLYLLVRLLHQRTAQGKLSSARDGLLG
- a CDS encoding ABC transporter ATP-binding protein, with product MMDEHAVPGTAEARVQPDLITAENLAAGYHDKIVWQGANFSFRRGEFVAIIGPNGAGKTTLFRLLLGLQQPVNGTVKVLREHPKRGNPRIGYVPQRHMIDGDTNIECLELVRLGLSGKKWGFRVFSKDDRDAALAALEAVGAGELAHRSLGALSGGELQRIFLAEALVSNPDILLLDEPLSNLDLRRETDLLHLVNGVVRSRGVTALLIAHNINPLLPHLDKVVYVANGKVATGKPSEILTSESLTKLYGVQVEVLRDPHGNVAIIGVEEHHGDIR